The sequence below is a genomic window from Candidatus Cybelea sp..
GCCGTCGCTCCAACGAACGTCCCGACGCAGTCGAAAACGGACGTCGAGACCGTCGCCCGAAATGCCGCCATTTGATTTCGTTGGAACGACCGCCGCAACCTCGGGCGTAAACGCGCCGTTAGCGTCTTCATGCAATAGTGTCGAATAGAGAAGCTCGGTGATATCCTCATATTGCCGCCCGCCGAGAAAAAGCGGGTCGAGCGTGGTTGGGTCGAGCCTATACGCGAATACCAAACGGTCCCGTTGCGGTATTCCATTGCGAGAACTGCAAGCAATGCCAACGAGAACGGCGACAGCCCACCAACTGCTCCGGGCGCCAAAAAGTCGTGCAGCGCGGAAAAGCCCTGCAAAGCGAAGTCTAAGCGGTGCGGAGCGTCCCACTTCCTTCAGATTGAACCACCTCGCGAAACTTCCCCCACCTGCGGTACGCGCTAGAGACGAGGCTGCGAGGATGCCTTAGCGGGCGGCCCGAACGTCGGCGCGATGGACCGAGGAGAGCAATCAAAGAGCTCGCCTGAGTTCGGGGCTCTGCTACGGCACCACCGCCTGGCCGCAAATCTCTCTCAAGAAGCGCTCGCCGACCGCGCAAGAATGAGCGTTAACGGCCTGGGTTCTCTGGAACGTGGCGACCGGCGAAATCCACGACGCGAAACGCTCGACCTTTTATCCGACGCACTGGAGCTTAATGCCGAACAGCGAAGGCAATTTGCGTTTGCCGCGTCGCTCTCGCCCGACGCTCGGCGGAGACAGGTGGTCGCAGTCGGCCCGTGGCCGAACCCCACGGTCGAGAGCCTGCCATTCGCGTTAACGAGTTTCGTCGGTAGGGATAGCGAATTCGCCGAGATCACCGCGCTTGTGGGCGCTCATCGAATGGTGACGCTCACCGGCGCGGGAGGCGTTGGTAAGACGCAAACGGCATTGCACGTAGCATTGACTGTTGAAGAGTCCGGTCACGGTCCCGCGTGCTTTATCGGGCTCGCGCCGATCGGAAATCCGTCGCACGTCGTCGCCGCGATTGCATCCGCACTGGGCGTGCAGGAAGCACCCAATCGCCCCTTGCTGGAGACGCTAGGCGCCTTCCTGAAAAACCAGGCGTTGTTCTTAATTCTTGACAATTGCGAGCACGTTATCGCCGAAGCGGCGTTTGCCGCAGAGTCATTATTGAAAGCCTGTCCGCACATTCGAATCCTGGCGACCAGTCGAGAACCACTACGCGCCGCCGGCGAATACGCCTACAGGCTGCCAACGCTTGCCCTTCCTTCGCTCGATGCTGGGCGCGCTCTGCGCGCAGGGCACGCCGCTAGAACGTTCGGAGCCATTAGGCTGTTCGAGGATCGGGCAAGTGCGGTGGATCGCACATTCGCGCTCACTGATTACAATGCACCTATCATTGCAGAAATCTGCCGGCGTTTGGATGGCA
It includes:
- a CDS encoding helix-turn-helix domain-containing protein, whose amino-acid sequence is MDRGEQSKSSPEFGALLRHHRLAANLSQEALADRARMSVNGLGSLERGDRRNPRRETLDLLSDALELNAEQRRQFAFAASLSPDARRRQVVAVGPWPNPTVESLPFALTSFVGRDSEFAEITALVGAHRMVTLTGAGGVGKTQTALHVALTVEESGHGPACFIGLAPIGNPSHVVAAIASALGVQEAPNRPLLETLGAFLKNQALFLILDNCEHVIAEAAFAAESLLKACPHIRILATSREPLRAAGEYAYRLPTLALPSLDAGRALRAGHAARTFGAIRLFEDRASAVDRTFALTDYNAPIIAEICRRLDGIPLAIELAAARVGQLPLKAIADKLDDHFGMLTQGSRTALPRQQTMRATVEWSYNLLSTQEQRVFERLSIFAGGCALDVATSVCRDHDGDVGGAENAADVFHALSSLVSKSLLTADPEKGETRYVLFESFRQYAGAKLRERGEYETVARRHALAYWNLAHRFGGSYSVADALPR